From Kangiella sp. TOML190, one genomic window encodes:
- the rnhA gene encoding ribonuclease HI, whose translation MAKTVEIFTDGACKGNPGVGGWGALLRYGEHEKKLYGGELETTNNRMELMAAIEALKALKKPCKVELTTDSSYVKNGIQSWLDGWKAKGWKTASKKPVKNQDLWQALDQEVSRHQVSWHWVKGHSGHAENEIADELANLGVDKVLAEQDLIAARRNIAANNAND comes from the coding sequence ATGGCGAAAACAGTAGAAATATTTACCGATGGTGCTTGTAAAGGTAATCCTGGCGTTGGGGGTTGGGGTGCTTTGTTAAGGTATGGCGAGCACGAGAAAAAACTTTATGGCGGCGAGCTAGAAACCACCAATAATCGGATGGAGCTGATGGCGGCGATTGAGGCCTTAAAAGCGCTTAAAAAACCTTGCAAGGTTGAGTTGACCACCGATTCGAGCTACGTTAAAAATGGTATTCAATCTTGGCTGGATGGCTGGAAGGCTAAAGGCTGGAAAACCGCCAGTAAAAAGCCGGTGAAAAACCAAGACTTGTGGCAAGCGCTTGATCAAGAAGTGAGCCGTCACCAAGTCAGCTGGCACTGGGTCAAAGGCCACAGTGGTCATGCGGAAAACGAAATTGCCGATGAGCTAGCCAATCTAGGGGTGGATAAGGTTTTGGCCGAGCAAGATTTAATTGCTGCTCGCCGAAACATAGCCGCCAATAATGCAAATGACTAA
- the nhaB gene encoding sodium/proton antiporter NhaB, whose protein sequence is MSYSARKAIFDNFLGNAPHWYKTTIVAFLLINPLILWSLGPVIAGWVLVGQFIFTLAMALKCYPLQPGGLLAFEAVLLGLTSTDTIMYEIQSNLEVLLLLIFMVAGIFFMKNLLLFLFSRILLGIKSKRTLSLMFLLVAAFLSAFLDALTVTAVVISVGVGFYGIYHKVAAGIDYKERDDITTDEEVYEQHRADLSQFRSFLRSLMMHAAIGTALGGVCTLVGEPQNLLIANTANWEFGEFFLRMAPVTIPVLFAGVLVCLFLETTKIMGYGATLPDAVRKVMEDDQAEREAKRTKKDNWNLAMQALVGVWLIIALAFHLSTVGLIGLSVIVLASAFTGVIDEHAIGKSFEEALPFTALLTVFFVIVGVIFDQELFKPIIEYIFTLDRDSQVAAFYLANGALSAISDNVFVATVYVGEIKQAAINGVIDRDAFDLLSVAINTGTNIPSVATPNGQAAFLFLLTSGLAPLIRLSYMRMVIMALPYTIVMTIVGLIAVVYFLKPATATMYEKQLINHHTVEQLKSDGKSKGH, encoded by the coding sequence ATGAGCTATAGCGCCCGTAAGGCCATTTTCGACAACTTCCTTGGCAATGCACCACATTGGTACAAAACCACCATCGTTGCATTTTTATTGATAAACCCTCTGATCTTGTGGAGTCTAGGGCCAGTTATTGCTGGTTGGGTTCTGGTTGGCCAATTTATCTTTACCCTCGCCATGGCGCTGAAATGCTATCCGCTACAACCGGGCGGCCTATTGGCGTTTGAAGCGGTGCTGCTAGGCTTAACCAGCACTGACACCATCATGTATGAAATCCAAAGTAACCTCGAAGTGTTGTTACTGTTGATTTTTATGGTTGCTGGTATCTTCTTTATGAAGAACCTTTTGTTGTTTTTATTCTCGCGAATTTTATTAGGCATAAAATCAAAAAGAACCCTGTCTCTTATGTTCCTTTTAGTCGCGGCATTCCTATCAGCTTTCTTAGACGCTTTAACTGTAACTGCGGTGGTTATCTCCGTTGGTGTTGGTTTCTATGGTATTTACCATAAAGTAGCTGCGGGCATCGATTATAAAGAACGCGACGACATCACCACCGATGAAGAAGTCTACGAGCAACATCGCGCCGACTTAAGTCAATTTCGTTCCTTCTTGCGCAGCCTGATGATGCACGCCGCCATTGGTACTGCCTTGGGTGGCGTCTGTACTCTCGTTGGCGAGCCGCAGAACCTATTGATCGCGAATACTGCAAACTGGGAGTTTGGTGAGTTCTTCTTACGAATGGCGCCAGTAACCATTCCGGTCTTGTTTGCTGGGGTACTCGTGTGTTTGTTCCTAGAAACCACCAAAATTATGGGTTATGGCGCTACTCTGCCCGATGCGGTCCGTAAAGTCATGGAAGATGACCAAGCCGAACGCGAAGCAAAGCGCACCAAAAAAGACAACTGGAATCTGGCCATGCAAGCTTTGGTTGGCGTCTGGCTAATTATTGCTTTAGCTTTCCACCTCAGCACGGTTGGCTTAATAGGTCTTTCTGTAATCGTACTAGCCAGTGCTTTTACGGGCGTGATTGATGAACACGCGATTGGTAAAAGCTTTGAAGAAGCCCTACCCTTTACCGCTTTGTTAACCGTCTTTTTCGTGATTGTAGGTGTGATTTTCGATCAAGAATTGTTTAAGCCGATTATCGAATACATCTTTACCCTCGACCGAGATTCGCAAGTAGCGGCCTTCTACTTGGCAAACGGAGCCCTTTCAGCGATTAGTGATAACGTCTTCGTCGCCACCGTCTATGTGGGTGAAATCAAACAAGCAGCCATTAATGGGGTTATTGACCGCGATGCTTTCGATTTACTATCGGTCGCTATTAATACTGGTACTAATATTCCTAGTGTCGCCACGCCCAATGGCCAAGCGGCGTTCTTGTTTTTACTCACTAGTGGTCTAGCGCCGTTGATCCGCTTGTCCTATATGCGGATGGTAATAATGGCTTTGCCTTATACCATCGTTATGACCATCGTCGGCTTAATTGCAGTGGTTTATTTCTTGAAACCCGCTACCGCCACCATGTATGAAAAGCAGCTGATTAACCATCATACGGTTGAACAGCTTAAAAGCGACGGCAAAAGCAAAGGACATTAG
- the gloB gene encoding hydroxyacylglutathione hydrolase — protein sequence MKIEPIKAFTDNYIWALHHPTQQRLCVVDPGDSQPVFDYLEEHQLKLDSILITHYHNDHIGGVKALKQATGARVYGSVHDNLDFVDEALNEPESIVIFDDQYQFEILHVPGHTLGHIAYYEPHRQWLFCGDTLFKAGCGRMFEGEPKQFYQSLQKLAQLPPQTQVYCTHEYTLSNLAFAESVEPDNQVVKQLIAESQQRRKQQQATLPSTIASELASNPFLRCDQAPVIKAAHSADPAAKHDWQIFATIRRLKDNF from the coding sequence ATGAAAATAGAACCGATCAAAGCTTTTACCGATAACTACATCTGGGCGCTTCACCATCCAACCCAGCAGCGGCTGTGTGTGGTTGATCCTGGCGATAGCCAACCGGTGTTCGACTACCTTGAAGAGCATCAACTTAAACTCGATTCGATTTTGATAACCCACTATCACAATGATCATATTGGCGGGGTCAAAGCGCTGAAACAAGCCACTGGTGCACGAGTTTATGGCTCAGTCCACGATAACCTCGATTTTGTTGATGAAGCGCTAAATGAGCCTGAATCTATTGTAATTTTCGATGATCAATACCAATTTGAGATCCTACATGTCCCTGGTCATACCCTAGGCCATATTGCTTACTACGAACCTCATCGACAGTGGCTATTTTGTGGCGACACCTTATTTAAAGCAGGATGCGGACGCATGTTTGAAGGCGAACCCAAACAGTTCTACCAATCCTTACAAAAACTAGCCCAATTACCGCCGCAAACCCAAGTCTATTGCACCCATGAATACACCTTAAGCAACTTAGCCTTTGCCGAGTCGGTTGAGCCTGACAACCAAGTCGTCAAGCAGTTAATAGCCGAATCGCAACAGCGAAGAAAGCAACAGCAAGCAACCTTGCCGTCGACCATTGCCAGCGAGCTGGCGAGTAACCCTTTTTTACGCTGCGATCAAGCTCCTGTGATCAAGGCGGCACATTCAGCGGACCCAGCGGCCAAGCATGACTGGCAAATTTTTGCTACAATCCGCCGACTAAAAGATAACTTCTAA
- the dnaQ gene encoding DNA polymerase III subunit epsilon codes for MRQIVLDTETTGLEPSEGHKIIEIGCVEIVNRKLTGNHYHQYLKPNREIDEGAIEVHGITNEFLQDKPLFSEVVDDFLAFVDGAELIIHNAPFDIGFLDHELGLLNAKKGVMSDYCSVLDTLTLARQMHPGQRNSLDALCKRYDINNEHRELHGALLDSEILADVYLRMTGGQTSLTLGRRNSSNQNSTGEVAIRRISSQREPLRVIKANEEELKAHQQKVESLTDAIWK; via the coding sequence ATGCGACAAATTGTACTGGATACCGAAACTACTGGTTTAGAACCGAGCGAAGGGCATAAAATTATTGAAATTGGTTGTGTTGAAATCGTTAATCGCAAGCTCACTGGTAACCACTATCATCAATACCTAAAACCCAATCGAGAAATTGATGAAGGGGCGATCGAAGTTCATGGTATTACCAATGAGTTTTTACAGGATAAACCTTTATTTTCGGAAGTTGTGGATGACTTTTTGGCTTTTGTTGATGGCGCTGAATTGATTATTCATAACGCCCCTTTTGATATTGGTTTTCTTGATCATGAATTGGGGTTGCTGAACGCCAAAAAAGGCGTGATGAGCGATTACTGTAGCGTTTTAGATACCTTAACCTTAGCGCGTCAAATGCATCCAGGCCAGCGCAATAGCTTGGATGCTCTATGTAAACGCTACGATATTAATAATGAACATCGTGAGCTGCACGGCGCTTTGCTGGATTCGGAAATTTTAGCGGACGTCTATTTGCGCATGACAGGGGGTCAAACCAGCCTGACACTTGGACGCAGAAACAGCAGCAATCAAAATAGCACTGGCGAAGTGGCTATTCGTCGAATCTCGAGTCAGCGCGAGCCGTTAAGGGTGATTAAAGCTAATGAAGAAGAGCTAAAAGCGCATCAACAAAAGGTTGAGTCTTTAACCGATGCGATTTGGAAATAG
- a CDS encoding SAM-dependent methyltransferase: protein MQLGSQTSLSVLAELSWPLIPAGNRIRYIWQEWLQDHLQDYHGGGILLTLDSLTQSLSMPDRGFELQLKVGPGLAHSVHAEPESLPVDADSIQAAVVSFGFDYTQTGSVLLGEIHRALEPQGLLYSLLLAPNNPWCLKSKVGLSDPRKLLPQQSIGLNRFNDWLGLLGFEIDEVETLACPWWRGFSHFQKTSEMNKAWLSAPIAYMIKAQKKVATMNPIKPLEKESTVAIGAMANLSTKQSC, encoded by the coding sequence TTGCAGTTAGGAAGTCAAACCAGTTTGAGTGTATTGGCAGAGCTAAGTTGGCCGCTGATCCCAGCCGGCAACCGGATCCGTTATATTTGGCAAGAATGGTTGCAAGATCATTTGCAGGACTATCATGGCGGCGGTATTTTGCTGACCTTGGATAGCCTTACTCAAAGCTTAAGTATGCCGGACAGGGGATTTGAATTGCAGCTTAAAGTTGGCCCCGGTCTTGCTCATTCAGTTCACGCCGAGCCTGAGAGCTTGCCCGTCGATGCCGATTCGATTCAAGCGGCGGTGGTAAGCTTTGGTTTTGATTATACTCAGACTGGCTCGGTACTTTTGGGTGAGATTCATCGAGCCTTAGAGCCGCAAGGGTTGCTGTATAGCTTGTTATTAGCACCAAATAATCCCTGGTGTCTGAAATCGAAAGTCGGTTTAAGCGATCCTAGAAAATTATTGCCGCAGCAGAGTATTGGTCTTAATCGTTTTAATGATTGGTTAGGACTTTTGGGCTTTGAGATTGATGAAGTAGAGACTTTAGCATGTCCTTGGTGGCGTGGTTTTAGCCATTTTCAAAAAACATCCGAGATGAACAAGGCGTGGCTTTCCGCACCGATAGCTTATATGATCAAGGCACAGAAAAAAGTGGCCACCATGAATCCTATCAAGCCGTTAGAAAAGGAATCGACGGTGGCAATAGGGGCGATGGCGAACCTTTCCACCAAGCAGTCTTGTTAA